The proteins below are encoded in one region of Bacteroidales bacterium:
- a CDS encoding helix-turn-helix transcriptional regulator yields the protein MKLFVKYMVSIRCKMVVKSELDKLGLHYTRVDLGEVDVKGHVTPEQLSLLSAALRSAGLELMEDKRAILIERIKAVVIEMVHYEEEVPKVNFSTYISEKLDLNYTYLANLFSEVTGITIERYIIAHKIERVKELLLYDELTLTEISYRLNYSSVAHLSNQFKKTTGLTPTFYKNLKHKKRTSLNNL from the coding sequence TTGAAACTTTTTGTCAAATACATGGTAAGCATTCGCTGCAAGATGGTGGTGAAATCAGAGTTGGATAAACTTGGATTGCATTATACCAGAGTTGATTTGGGTGAAGTAGATGTAAAAGGCCATGTTACTCCCGAACAACTTAGTCTTTTAAGCGCTGCATTGCGAAGTGCGGGCCTTGAACTGATGGAAGATAAAAGAGCCATCCTCATTGAAAGGATCAAAGCAGTTGTGATTGAAATGGTGCATTATGAAGAAGAAGTTCCCAAAGTAAACTTTTCAACCTATATCAGCGAAAAATTAGACCTGAACTACACCTATCTGGCCAACCTCTTTTCCGAAGTAACCGGCATTACCATTGAACGCTATATTATTGCGCACAAAATTGAAAGGGTAAAAGAATTGCTACTTTACGATGAACTTACCCTCACTGAAATCTCCTATCGTTTAAACTATTCCAGTGTAGCGCATTTGTCGAACCAATTTAAGAAAACAACAGGTTTAACTCCCACCTTTTATAAGAACCTGAAGCACAAAAAGCGCACATCACTGAATAACCTGTGA
- a CDS encoding cupin domain-containing protein encodes MEMKEIEKSKKLITVEIVEYLKHSVVIKTILNKSTGNVSVLSFDNGEGLVEKTTPFDTYVQIIEGKAELVISGVSSFLITGQSIVIPAHAPNFVRPNGRFKMIMTVIKSGYE; translated from the coding sequence ATGGAAATGAAAGAAATTGAAAAGTCGAAAAAACTCATTACAGTGGAGATCGTTGAATATCTTAAACACTCGGTTGTTATCAAAACCATTCTCAACAAATCAACCGGGAATGTTAGCGTTTTATCCTTTGATAATGGAGAAGGGCTGGTAGAAAAGACTACACCTTTTGATACCTATGTTCAAATTATTGAAGGAAAGGCAGAATTGGTAATCAGTGGAGTTTCCAGTTTTCTAATTACCGGCCAATCAATAGTAATACCTGCTCACGCGCCCAATTTTGTCAGGCCAAACGGTAGATTTAAGATGATAATGACGGTTATAAAAAGTGGTTACGAATAA